In Papaver somniferum cultivar HN1 chromosome 1, ASM357369v1, whole genome shotgun sequence, a genomic segment contains:
- the LOC113314221 gene encoding asparagine--tRNA ligase, cytoplasmic 2-like has protein sequence MAVEEAQTTLEKQNPITPEAGQTSTSPPPLPQYKYSKRVLLKTILCRSDEGLGLIGQRVVVGGWVKSSKVVPLHDVPSFRTTLMTRPRDVSCVEIFQSRIPLFRTIFKVLNHKPNGSGSPAREGLDQTPAKPIPTKAYLQISDGSCVPSLQVLLPSSIATLSKFTSTGTSIFVEGVLKESSIEGKHKIELQVEKLLHVGFVDSNKYPLSKTRLPLDFLRNYSHFRPRTTTLASVTRIRSALTHGTHTFLQNNGFLHVNMPVITSIDSKGCSEKFHVATHSGKEDKKEKHEALVMDDNTGNINLQAVKAAIKEKSDRIDELKRSESNRESLDLAVQDLKKANELALQLETREKKHNKSSAQSGELGISDDFFHGQMYLTVSSQLHLESYANSLGSVYTIGPTFSADKTQSMKHLAEMWMVEVEIGFADLEDVMNCAEDYLKFLCRWVLDKCSSELVFASKRIDKEVMERLQLVLSSSFEKITYTHAIKLLQEVPDKKFESKIEWGVALTEEQESYLADEMYKKPVIIYNHPKGLNPFFVRLNEDRRTGATFQVVLPKTGTLIRGSQKEERYDIISKRMNELGLPREQYEWYLELRRNGTIKHSGFNLELDHMVLFSTGLIDIRDVIPFPRSYGNPRF, from the exons ATGGCAGTAGAAGAAGCGCAAACAACATTAGAGAAGCAGAACCCAATAACACCAGAAGCCGGCCAAACAAGtacatcaccaccaccactaccacaatACAAATACTCGAAAAGGGTTCTTCTTAAAACGATTTTATGTCGAAGTGACGAAGGTTTAGGATTGATAGGACAAAGAGTTGTAGTTGGTGGATGGGTGAAATCATCAAAAGTGGTGCCGCTACATGACGTTCCTTCGTTCCGAACGACGTTGATGACAAGACCGAGAGATGTTTCATGTGTAGAAATATTTCAATCTCGAATTCCGCTTTTTCGAACAATTTTCAAGGTTTTGAATCACAAGCCTAATGGTTCTGGTTCTCCTGCTAGAGAAGGTTTAGATCAAACTCCGGCTAAACCTATTCCTACAAAAGCTTACTTGCAAATTAGTGATGGCTCTTGTGTTCCAAGTCTTCAG GTTTTGCTGCCTTCTTCAATAGCTACTCTCAGCAAATTCACATCTACAGGAACTTCGATATTCGTAGAAGGCGTGCTCAAAGAATCATCCATAGAAGGAAAACATAAAATAGAGCTTCAAGTGGAGAAACTTCTACATGTTGGTTTTGTTGATTCTAATAAATATCCGTTATCCAAAACACGACTACCTTTGGATTTCCTAAGGAACTACTCCCATTTCCGTCCTCGAACTACTACG TTGGCGTCAGTTACCAGAATTCGCAGTGCATTGACTCATGGAACTCACACATTCCTCCAAAACAACGGGTTCCTTCACGTGAACATGCCGGTTATCACTAGTATTGATTCAAAAGGTTGCAGTGAGAAGTTTCATGTCGCAACTCATTCAGGAAAAGAGGATAAGAAAGAGAAGCACGAAGCGCTTGTAATGGACGACAACACTGGAAATATCAATCTTCAAGCGGTCAAGGCagctattaaagagaaaagtgaCAGAATTGATGAGTTAAAGAGAAGTGAAAGCAACAGAGAATCGTTAGATCTTGCAGTACAAGATCTCAAAAAGGCGAACGAACTAGCGTTACAATTGGAAACACGAGAAAAGAAGCATAATAAATCTTCAGCTCAGTCTGGGGAACTGGGCATCTCTGATGATTTCTTTCATGGACAAATGTATCTGACAGTTTCTAGCCAGCTTCACCTTGAGAGCTATGCGAATTCTCTAGGCAGTGTTTACACAATTGGACCTACGTTTTCAGCTGATAAAACTCAGTCGATGAAGCATCTAGCTGAGATGTGGATGGTTGAGGTTGAAATAGGCTTTGCCGATTTAGAG GATGTAATGAACTGTGCCGAGGACTACTTGAAGTTTCTCTGTCGATGGGTTTTGGACAAATGCTCCAGTGAATTGGTGTTTGCATCAAAACGAATTGACAAAGAAGTTATGGAGCGCCTACAATTAGTGTTGTCAAGCTCATTTGAAAAGATCACTTACACACATGCTATAAAGCTATTGCAAGAG GTTCCAGATAAGAAATTTGAATCTAAGATCGAATGGGGAGTAGCTTTAACTGAAGAACAAGAGAG TTACTTAGCTGATGAGATGTACAAAAAGCCTGTCATAATTTACAACCACCCGAAAGGACTTAACCCATTCTTCGTCCGTCTAAATGAAGATAGGCGAACTGGTGCAACGTTTCAAGTTGTCTTACCAAAG ACTGGAACTTTGATAAGAGGTAGCCAAAAGGAAGAGCGTTACGATATTATCAGCAAACG GATGAACGAACTAGGTTTGCCAAGAGAACAGTATGAGTGGTATCTGGAGCTTCGCAGAAACGGAACAATTAAACACTCAGGCTTCAATCTAGAGCTAGACCATATGGTTCTCTTCTCCACTGGCCTTATCGACATTAGAGACGTCATCCCTTTTCCTAGAAGTTACGGCAATCCGAGATTCTGA
- the LOC113314230 gene encoding uncharacterized protein LOC113314230 isoform X1 produces the protein MLSAATSPAAVSFLCQNEVFSSSNPFPILTNSVKYPFSTFSKNYSLSSSSSSQRPFSSTVKVSVSDGTETIKDEQGISQTPKEESALNSIEEDIRQSRRSDDWKAARAYKEKGSIYEGRVEGFNGGGLLVRFYTILGFLPYPLLSPSHACKEPRKSMQEIAKDLVGSLISVKVTQASEEDRKLIFSEKEAMWSKYSGKIKVGQIFDARVGSVEDYGAFVHLLFPDGYHHITGLVHVSEVSWDLVQDVRDILNEGEKIRAKVIQIDRERLRVTLSIKQLEDDPLLETLDKVIPQEGQSGFDSSTASDDVNIEPLPGLASICEELLKEDGITDVKISRQGFEKRVVSPDLQLWLSNAPAVDNQFTLLARAGRQVQEVHLETTLDQEGIKKALQRVLERLP, from the exons atgTTGAGTGCAGCAACTTCACCAGCAGCTGTCTCATTTCTTTGCCAAAATGAAGTTTTTTCATCATCAAATCCTTTTCCAATCTTAACTAATTCTGTTAAATACCCATTTTCCACTTTCTCCAAAAACTActctctatcttcttcttcttcttcccaaaGACCCTTTTCTTCTACTGTAAAAGTTTCAGTCTCTGATGGTACTGAAACCATTAAAGATGAACAAGGCATTAGCCAAACCCCTAAAGAAGAATCAGCTTTAAATTCAATTGAAGAAGACATTCGGCAATCTCGG AGGTCTGATGATTGGAAGGCAGCAAGAGCATACAAAGAAAAGGGATCCATCTATGAGGGTAGGGTTGAAGGATTCAATGGTGGTGGTTTGCTGGTTCGGTTTTATACAATACTTGGATTTCTTCCCTATCCGTTGTTGAGTCCTTCACATGCTTGTAAAG aacccCGCAAATCTATGCAAGAGATCGCGAAAGATCTGGTTGGTTCACTTATTTCGGTGAAG GTAACCCAAGCCAGTGAAGAGGACAGAAAACTGATCTTCTCTGAGAAGGAAGCCATGTGGTCAAAGTATTCTGGAAAAATCAAAGTAGGGCAAATTTTTGACGCGAGGGTGGGATCAGTTGAAGACTATGGTGCCTTTGTTCACCTACTCTTTCCGGATG GTTACCATCATATTACTGGACTAGTGCATGTCTCTGAGGTCTCTTGGGATTTGGTTCAGGATGTTAGAGACATCCTAAATGAGGGTGAAAAAATCCGTGCCAAAGTTATTCAAATAGATAG GGAAAGGTTGAGGGTTACATTGTCAATCAAACAGTTGGAGGATGATCCTCTTTTAGAGACATTGGACAAAGTGATTCCTCAG GAGGGTCAATCAGGGTTTGATTCTTCTACAGCATCCGACGATGTCAACATTGAACCTCTTCCTGGACTTGCTAGCATATGCGAAGAGCTACTTAAAGAAGATGg AATAACTGATGTGAAAATCAGTCGGCAAGGATTTGAGAAACGTGTTGTTTCACCAGATCTACAACTTTGGCTTTCAAAT GCACCTGCTGTTGATAATCAGTTCACCCTCCTTGCCCGAGCTGGCAGACAG GTGCAAGAAGTACATCTTGAGACTACACTTGATCAAGAGGGCATCAAAAAGGCACTGCAGCGAGTGTTAGAACGTTTACCATAA
- the LOC113314230 gene encoding uncharacterized protein LOC113314230 isoform X2 produces MQEIAKDLVGSLISVKVTQASEEDRKLIFSEKEAMWSKYSGKIKVGQIFDARVGSVEDYGAFVHLLFPDGYHHITGLVHVSEVSWDLVQDVRDILNEGEKIRAKVIQIDRERLRVTLSIKQLEDDPLLETLDKVIPQEGQSGFDSSTASDDVNIEPLPGLASICEELLKEDGITDVKISRQGFEKRVVSPDLQLWLSNAPAVDNQFTLLARAGRQVQEVHLETTLDQEGIKKALQRVLERLP; encoded by the exons ATGCAAGAGATCGCGAAAGATCTGGTTGGTTCACTTATTTCGGTGAAG GTAACCCAAGCCAGTGAAGAGGACAGAAAACTGATCTTCTCTGAGAAGGAAGCCATGTGGTCAAAGTATTCTGGAAAAATCAAAGTAGGGCAAATTTTTGACGCGAGGGTGGGATCAGTTGAAGACTATGGTGCCTTTGTTCACCTACTCTTTCCGGATG GTTACCATCATATTACTGGACTAGTGCATGTCTCTGAGGTCTCTTGGGATTTGGTTCAGGATGTTAGAGACATCCTAAATGAGGGTGAAAAAATCCGTGCCAAAGTTATTCAAATAGATAG GGAAAGGTTGAGGGTTACATTGTCAATCAAACAGTTGGAGGATGATCCTCTTTTAGAGACATTGGACAAAGTGATTCCTCAG GAGGGTCAATCAGGGTTTGATTCTTCTACAGCATCCGACGATGTCAACATTGAACCTCTTCCTGGACTTGCTAGCATATGCGAAGAGCTACTTAAAGAAGATGg AATAACTGATGTGAAAATCAGTCGGCAAGGATTTGAGAAACGTGTTGTTTCACCAGATCTACAACTTTGGCTTTCAAAT GCACCTGCTGTTGATAATCAGTTCACCCTCCTTGCCCGAGCTGGCAGACAG GTGCAAGAAGTACATCTTGAGACTACACTTGATCAAGAGGGCATCAAAAAGGCACTGCAGCGAGTGTTAGAACGTTTACCATAA
- the LOC113314244 gene encoding dCTP pyrophosphatase 1-like, which produces MTGEVPKEDGGGGGVSLEDLRQKMVDFAKERDWEKYHSPRNLLLALVGEVGELSECFQWKGEVPKGLPDWKEEEKQHLGEELSDVLLYLVQLSHYCGIDLGKAALRKVHLNAIKHPVNRYISQDKKESSSDDDEKKITNPDNNNSNCNEISENLQN; this is translated from the exons ATGACAGGCGAAGTTCCaaaagaagatggtggtggtggtggtgttagtCTTGAAGACTTGAGGCAGAAAATGGTGGATTTCGCTAAAGAAAGAGACTGGGAAAAGTATCATAGTCCGAGAAATCTTCTTCTTGCTCTG GTTGGAGAAGTGGGAGAGTTATCAGAGTGTTTTCAATGGAAAGGTGAAGTACCAAAAGGATTACCAGattggaaagaagaagagaaacaacATTTAGGAGAGGAATTATCAGATGTTTTGTTATATCTAGTCCAACTCTCTCATTACTGTGGGATTGATCTTGGTAAAGCTGCCCTTAGAAAAGTTCATCTTAATGCCATTAAACACCCAGTCAATCGATACATTTCACAAGACAAGAAGGAATCAAGTTCTGATGACGATGAGAAGAAGATCACAAACCCAGACAACAACAATAGCAATTGCAATGAAATCTCTGAAAATTTACAGAATTAA